The following are encoded in a window of Carya illinoinensis cultivar Pawnee chromosome 15, C.illinoinensisPawnee_v1, whole genome shotgun sequence genomic DNA:
- the LOC122297158 gene encoding laccase-15-like, protein MNSKYTLLLEIIVGIMLLAGQFFCMVEGDVHYYDFVLKEKNFTRLCSTKSMLVVNGSFPGPVIRVHKGDTVFVNVHNQGYFGVTIHWHGVKQPRNPWSDGPEFITQCPIQPGTNFTYEVIFSEEEGTVWWHAHSDWTRASVHGAIVVLPAIGSAYPFPKPDGEEVVVLASWYKGNLKELVDESMQDGSDPPHTDADTINGEPGDFCACSRDTTYRWTVDYGKTYLLRVVNALTNADLFFAVSQHNFTLVGMDGHYTKPIATSYIMISPGQTMDILLTANQSLGHYYMASRQFSSEDSTITGFDHVNATAILQYSGNYTAPSSPSFPSTLPMYLDFYAALKFTKSIRSLASRDHPVNVPLNITTRMFITASMNSAICKTCSEGMEAEIIATSLNNISWTNPRIDVLQAYYKNISGVYTTDFPDFPPTFFNFTADEFPDNMSLTVLGTKVKVLDYNESVEIVFQGTNLLTGSMNHPMHLHGYSFYVVGTGVTNFNNETDPKEFNLVDPPEVTTFAVPKSGWVALRFVAKNPGVWFWHCHYDRHMSWGMNTVFIVKNGGSTETSILQPPAGMPSCDVPFKSWLKDKGSLDDKANQSG, encoded by the exons ATGAATTCGAAATATACACTACTTTTAGAGATCATAGTGGGAATTATGCTTCTTGCTGGACAGTTTTTCTGCATGGTTGAAGGCGATGTGCATTACTATGACTTCGTT CTTAAGGAGAAGAACTTCACGAGGCTCTGCAGCACAAAAAGCATGCTGGTTGTTAATGGCAGTTTTCCAGGCCCAGTAATCCGTGTTCACAAAGGGGATACGGTCTTCGTTAACGTCCACAACCAAGGATATTTTGGTGTTACTATTCACTG GCATGGAGTTAAGCAGCCCAGAAATCCATGGTCAGATGGTCCAGAATTTATAACACAATGTCCGATTCAACCCGGAACAAACTTCACATATGAAGTAATATTTTCTGAGGAGGAGGGAACCGTTTGGTGGCATGCTCATAGTGATTGGACACGAGCATCTGTTCATGGTGCCATAGTTGTCCTGCCGGCTATTGGTTCCGCCTATCCATTTCCCAAGCCGGATGGAGAAGAAGTTGTTGTGCTCG CGTCATGGTATAAAggaaatttgaaggaattggTAGATGAGTCCATGCAAGACGGTAGTGACCCGCCACATACTGATGCTGATACCATAAACGGGGAGCCAGGAGATTTTTGTGCTTGCTCCCGAG ACACGACATATCGTTGGACGGTTGATTATGGCAAAACCTATCTTCTTCGAGTAGTTAATGCTCTCACGAATGCAGATCTCTTCTTCGCAGTTTCTCAACACAATTTCACACTTGTTGGGATGGATGGACATTACACCAAACCGATTGCAACGAGTTATATCATGATAAGCCCAGGACAAACAATGGATATTTTACTCACAGCAAACCAATCTCTTGGCCACTATTACATGGCTTCTCGACAATTCTCAAGCGAGGACAGCACCATTACTGGATTTGACCACGTTAATGCAACTGCAATTCTCCAATACAGTGGCAATTATACTGCTCcatcttctccttcttttcCCAGTACACTCCCTATGTACTTGGACTTCTACGCCGCCTTGAAATTCACCAAAAGTATAAGGAGCTTAGCAAGCAGAGACCATCCGGTAAACGTCCCCCTGAACATAACCACAAGAATGTTCATTACAGCTTCGATGAATTCGGCAATCTGCAAAACCTGTTCGGAAGGGATGGAAGCAGAAATCATAGCTACAAGCTTGAATAACATAAGTTGGACCAACCCAAGAATTGATGTATTACAAGCCTACTACAA GAACATTAGTGGGGTGTATACCACAGACTTCCCGGACTTCCCGCCTACATTTTTCAACTTTACCGCCGATGAATTTCCAGATAACATGTCACTAACAGTTCTAGGGACCAAGGTGAAGGTGTTGGATTATAACGAATCAGTAGAGATAGTTTTTCAAGGGACTAACCTGTTAACAGGCTCGATGAATCATCCGATGCATTTGCACGGCTATAGCTTCTACGTGGTTGGAACAGGTGTTACTAATTTCAACAATGAAACTGACCCAAAAGAGTTTAACTTGGTAGATCCTCCCGAGGTGACCACCTTTGCAGTTCCCAAGAGTGGATGGGTTGCCCTCCGATTCGTGGCAAAAAATCCAG GTGTGTGGTTTTGGCATTGTCACTATGATCGACATATGAGTTGGGGTATGAACACAGTCTTTATAGTTAAAAATGGTGGCTCTACTGAGACAAGCATCCTTCAACCCCCTGCCGGCATGCCATCTTGTGATGTTCCATTCAAATCTTGGCTAAAAGATAAGGGTAGTTTGGACGATAAAGCCAATCAATCTGGCTAG